The Drechmeria coniospora strain ARSEF 6962 chromosome 02, whole genome shotgun sequence genome has a segment encoding these proteins:
- a CDS encoding putative ribosomal protein L10a.e, cytosolic: MSKITVANVRTQVTDLLEYSNETKKRNFLETVELQIGLKNYDPQRDKRFSGTIRLPSIPRPNMAICILGDQHDLDRAKHGGVDAMSSDDLKKLNKNKKLIKKLARKYDAFIASEALIKQIPRLLGPGLSKAGKFPTPVSHADDLTGKINEVKSTIKFQLKKVLCMGVAVGNVGMELEPLISNIMLAINYLVSLLKKGWQNVGSLTIKASMSPPKRLY, encoded by the exons ATGTCGAAGATCACAGTCG CTAATGTCCGGACGCAAGTCACGGATCTCTTGGAGTACTCCAATGAGACCAAGAAGCGCAACTTCCTTGAGACGGTTGAGTTGCAGATTGGCCTGAAGAACTACGACCCTCAGCGTGACAAGCGTTTCTCCGGCACCATTCGCCTGCCCTCGATTCCCCGTCCCAACATGGCCATCTG CATTCTGGGTGACCAGCACGATCTCGATCGTGCCAAGCACGGTGGTGTCGATGCCATGTCCTCTGATGACTTGAAGAAGCTCAACAAGAACAAGAAGCTCATCAAGAAGCTGGCTCGCAAGTACGATGCATTCATTGCCTCCGAAGCCCTCATCAAGCAGATCCCCCGTCTCTTGGGTCCCGGTCTGTCCAAGG CTGGCAAGTTCCCCACGCCTGTCTCGCACGCCGACGACTTGACTGGCAAGATCAACGAGGTCAAGTCCACCATCAAGTTCCAGCTGAAGAAGGTTCTGTGCATGGGTGTTGCcgtcggcaacgtcggcaTGGAGCTGGAGCCGCTCATCAGCAACATCATGCTGGCCATCAACTACCTCGTCTCCCTGCTCAAGAAGGGCTGGCAGAACGTGGGCAGTCTGACCATCAAGGCCAGCATGTCCCCCCCCAAGCGTCTGTACTAA
- a CDS encoding Alg9-like mannosyltransferase: MWRRTYLLLVLIRLWFALSPSYLHPDENFQGPEVIAGQIFSYPVRRTWEFTRENPIRSAFPLWPVYGLPMLLLRWLWIGNGQDGEIPPIAVFWTLRVLMFLISFVLEDWALHELIPSPRHRRIAVLLVASSYVTWTYQTHTFSNSVETLVVAWSLVLIQRIVEDRQESSYLASTILGIVAVFGLFNRITFPAFLLIPGLRLIPHFLNRPLSLVALVSAALVTTVIAITLDTAFYSSEPLTWARLISNPVITPINNFYYNSAAENLAQHGIHPRYQHLVANLPQLLGPATLLLLTQPHLSIRLYSAISGLVVLSMYQHQEARFLLPTVPLILSSVQLPKNRTLLRIWAVSWIVFNLVFGVLMGIYHQGGIIPGQVFMSHQPDATNAIWWKTYSPPIWLLNGKSEALQTNDVMGLEGEALIDQLMNLATCDTPADRRNKEYLKEKNGTYLIAPRSATWLDNYVPNKGVHGLRFREVWSHRRHLNLDDLDFGDDGVWNTLSRVIGRRGLAAWRVTKSC, translated from the exons ATGTGGCGGCGCACCTACttgctcctcgtcctcatTCGGCTGTGGTTCGCCTTATCGCCCAGCTATTTGCATCCGGATGAGAACTTCCAAGGCCCGGAAGTCATCGCCG GCCAGATATTCAGTTACCCGGTTCGGCGCACTTGGGAGTTTACACGCGAGAATCCAATCCGAAGTGCCTTTCCTCTCTGGCCCGTATACGGGCTGCCGATGCTGTTGCTCCGCTGGCTGTGGATCGGGAATGGCCAAGATGGCGAAATCCCCCCCATCGCCGTTTTCTGGACCTTGAGGGTCCTCATGTTTCTCATCAgcttcgtcctcgaggaCTGGGCCTTGCACGAGCTCATACCGTCCCCCCGCCACCGACGCATCGCCGTGCTGCTCGTCGCATCCTCCTACGTCACGTGGACATATCAAACACATACCTTCTCCAACTCGGTGGAAACGTTGGTCGTGGCCTGGAGTTTGGTCCTGATACaacgcatcgtcgaggatcGG CAGGAATCCTCCTACCTGGCCTCCACGATCCTCGGCATTGTCGCCGTCTTCGGACTCTTCAACCGCATCACCTTCCCCGCTTTCCTGTTGATTCCCGGCCTTCGTTTGATACCCCATTTCTTGAACAG GCCTCTGTCTCTTGTAGCCCTGGTTTCGGCTGCTCTTGTAAccaccgtcatcgccatcacaCTCGATACCGCCTTCTACTCCTCCGAACCTCTCACCTGGGCGCGCCTGATATCGAACCCAGTCATAACGCCCATCAACAATTTCTACTACAACTCGGCGGCCGAAAACCTGGCCCAGCACGGCATCCATCCTCGGTATCAGCACCTCGTGGCAAATCTGCCTCAGCTCTTGGGTCCCGCCACCCTGCTGCTCCTGACGCAGCCTCACCTTTCCATCAGACTCTATTCCGCCATCTCCGGCTTGGTGGTTCTGTCCATGTACCAGCACCAAGAAGCAAGGTTCCTCCTGCCAACGGTGCCTCTGATCTTGTCGTCGGTTCAGCTGCCGAAAAACAGAACGCTTCTCCGCATCTGGGCAGTGTCGTGGATCGTATTCAACCTCGTCTTCGGCGTCCTCATGGGCATTTATCATCAAGGGGGCATCATCCCAGGCCAGGTCTTCATGAGTCACCAACCCGACGCTACCAACGCAATCTGGTGGAAGACGTATTCGCCCCCCATTTGGCTTCTCAACGGCAAGAGCGAAGCTCTGCAAACAAACGACGTCATGGgactcgagggcgaggcacTGATCGATCAGTTGATGAACCTCGCGACCTGCGACACACCCGCCGACAGGCGCAACAAAGAATACCTCAAGGAGAAGAATGGGACGTATTTGATCGCCCCGAGATCGGCCACATGGCTAGACAACTATGTGCCCAACAAGGGGGTTCATGGGCTAAGATTTCGGGAGGTGTGGAGTCATCGGAGGCATCTGAACCTCGATGACTTGGACTTTGGCGATGATGGAGTTTGGAATACTCTGTCGAGAGTCATCGGTCGAAGAGGACTCGCTGCCTGGAGGGTCACCAAAAGTTGCTAA